One stretch of Vidua macroura isolate BioBank_ID:100142 unplaced genomic scaffold, ASM2450914v1 whyUn_scaffold_189, whole genome shotgun sequence DNA includes these proteins:
- the KEAP1 gene encoding kelch-like ECH-associated protein 1 gives MNQLRLEGQLCDVTLRVRHRRDVPATELRAHRVVLAAASPVFRAMFTAGLRERGLAEVPIEGVQPRAMERLVEFAYTAAVAVGERCVLPLLHGALMYQVDAVVRACCAFLGGQLHPSNAIGIAALAERLGCLELQQKAREYIYMNFAEQWGDTTEGPQ, from the exons ATGAACCAGCTGCGCCTCGAGGGCCAGCTGTGCGACGTGACCCTGCGCGTGCGGCACCGCCGCGACGTGCCCGCCACCGAGCTGCGGGCGCACCGCGTGGTGCTGGCGGCCGCCAGCCCCGTCTTCCGCGCCATGTTCACGGCCGGGCTGCGCGAGCGCGGCCTGGCCGAGGTGCCCATCGAGGGCGTGCAGCCGCGGGCCATGGAGCGCCTGGTGGAGTTCGCCTACACGGCGGCCGTGGCCGTGGGCGAGCGCTGCGTGCTGCCGCTGCTGCACGGCGCCCTCATGTACCAGGTGGACGCCGTGGTGCGCGCCTGCTGCGCCTTCCTCGGGGGGCAGCTGCACCCCAGCAACGCCATCGGCATCGCCGCGCTGGCCGAGCGCCtgggctgcctggagctgcagcagaaggccCGCGAGTACATCTACATGAACTTCGCCGAG CAATGGGGGGACACCACGGAGGGACCCCAGTGA